The genomic segment AGAAGCGGCAGGGCGCCAGAACGTTGTCCATCACGCTCAGATACGGCAGCAGATTGAACTGCTGAAAGATGTAGCCCACATGATCCACCCGGTACCGATCACGCGCGGCGACCCGCATGTCGCGCCAGCTTTGCCCCAGCAACGAGGCATGGCCTTCCTGCGGCAGCAGCACACCCGCCATCAGCGACAGCAGGCTGCTCTTGCCGCAGCCGCTCGGGCCGTGCAGGAATACCCGTTCCCCGGCAGCGATCCGCAGTGCCGCGATGTTCAGGCAGTCCCCCTGGCTGCGCGGCCAGGCGAAACGCAGATTTGCCAACTCCATCACGCAGGCGCCAGGCACTACTGACACCTCAGCGGCCCCAGCCCAACCTGGGCGATGGGGCGCTCAGTCGGCGTTTGAACTGGCCCTGGGGTGCGGCCACCTGCGCATCGATGGTGCGGATGCCCTCGAATGCGTTGAACAACTGGATGTCGATGTAGCGCGCGGCGCTCGCCTTGGCGCAAGAAAACACAACCGTCATGTCGATGTCGGCATGCTCGTCTTGCTGGCCGGCCGCCGGCTTCTTCCTGGTCGCCGGTTCCGGCCCGTGTTCAGATTCCTCTTCGGCGTCTCCAAGGCCCAGCGCCTGCGAGCTCAGCGCCACCCTGGACAGCTTGCATTCGGCCGCAGGATCGGGCCGAAAGAGTCGATCCGCTGCATTCAGTCGCGCCACCATGTCCGCCACACGCTTTTTCTGCGCATCGGTGCGGGGGGCATGTTCGAACCCGAGAAAACTGTCCAGCGGGGATTCGATTTCCAGGGTGATGGACCGGGCATCGATCGCCACGTCCAGTTCCAGACGACCGTGCGTATGGGCATGTTCGTCAGCGCTGGCCGCCGCAGCCCAGATCGATAGAGCGAGGGCCGCGCAGTGGGCGCGCCGGAAATGGCGCGGAGGACGATCCATCGGAACTCCTTGGTGGGCTGAAGGTTCGACCCTGGCAGGGCGCCAGCGTCTCGGCTTACTGATAAGCCATTATCGGAAAAGTTCAACCCGGTTCCGACAAGGCAGCCCGGCGAGGTCCCGAATGGCACGCTAAGGCGCTCCTGAGCCGTATCAATCCGGGCTTGCCGCTTCCAAACCCTGGGCGAAATGCGCCCGCATGGCCTGCTCCGTGGCCCGGGCGTCGCGTGCCAGCAGGGCGGCAAGGATGGCGCGGTGCTCATGCAGCGAGTCGTCGATCCGCCCCTGCTTGAACAGCGAGTGGTGGCGGTTGAGCTTCATCACCTTGCGCAAATCGGCCACCATCTGGCTGCGCCAGCGGTTGTTGGCCAGTTCCAGCAGCCGCATGTGAAAGCGCTCGTTCAGCGCAAAAAAGCGCTCGCGTTCGTCGGCTGCGGCCTCCAGGTCAGCGTGCAGGTCTTGCAGCGCCTGCAACTGGGCTGCCGTCGCGGTGCTGGCGACGACAGCGGCCGCGTCGCTTTCGAGCAGGCCCAGCAGGTGGTAGACATCGCGCAGGTCCCGTTCGGACACCTCGGTCACATAGGCGCCGCGGCGCAGTTTCATGGTGACCAGTCCTTCGGTTGCCAGAACTTTCAGCGCCTCGCGCAGCGGCGTGCGGCTGATGCCGAATTCTTCAGCGATCTTCAATTCGTCGATCCAATGGCCGGGCTGCAGTGCGCGGCGGAAGATGCGCTGGCGCAGTTGCTCGGCCACTTCTTCATACAGTGCGCGGGGCTTCAGGGCAGGCATGGGCCCGATTGTAAGACGGGCCGAATATTTTGAATGAATAATTACGAAAGAGGTAAACTCTGCGCCGCATCGGGGTTCGCCTGCATGCCTTTGCACGTTGTTCCATGCCCCTGTACGCCGTTGCACGCCGCGGCCCCATGCCCGAATGCCATCGCGGGCCTGGACGCCACCCGCCTTCTTCGGAGAAGCCTTCACCATGAGTGACAAGCCCCACAGCACCGCCCCCGAGTTCGCCGCTGCTTCGCTCGAAGCCTGGGCCAAAGCCGCTGCCAAGTCGGCGCCTGGTGGCGCTGTCGGCGCTCTGAACTGGGTCACGCCCGATGGCATTACCGTCAAGCCGCTGTACACCGCTGCGGACACGGCCGGGCTGCGCTACGCCGACACGCTGCCCGGCTTTGAGCCTTATCTGCGCGGCCCGCAGGCCACGATGTATGCGGTGCGCCCCTGGACCATCCGCCAGTACGCAGGGTTCTCGACCGCCGAGGAGTCCAACGCCTTCTACCGCAAGGCGCTGGCGGCGGGAGGGCAGGGGGTGTCGGTGGCGTTCGACCTGGCCACGCACCGTGGCTATGACAGCGACCATCCCCGGGTGACGGGGGATGTGGGCAAGGCCGGTGTGGCGATCGACTCGGTCGAGGACATGAAGATTTTGTTCGACCAGATTCCGCTGGACCAGGTGTCGGTCTCGATGACCATGAACGGCGCGGTGCTGCCCGTGCTGGCCGGCTATGTGGTGGCGGCCGAGGAGCAGGGCGTGCGCCAGGAGCAGCTCTCCGGGACGATTCAGAACGATATCCTGAAAGAGTTCATGGTGCGCAATACCTATATCTATCCGCCCAAGCCGTCGATGCGGATCATTGGCGACATCATCGGCTACACGGCCAGCCACATGCCCCGGTTCAACTCGATCTCGATCTCGGGCTACCACATGCAAGAGGCCGGAGCCAACCAGGCGCTGGAGTTGGCCTTCACGCTGGCCGATGGCAAGGAGTATGTGAAGACTGCGCTGGCCCGGGGCATGGATGTCGATGAGTTCGCCGGGCGCCTGTCGTTCTTCTGGGCCGTAGGCATGAATTTCTATCTGGAGGTGGCCAAGATGCGCGCGGCACGCCTGCTGTGGTGCCGCATCATGAAGCAGACCGGGGCCAGAAATCCCAAGAGCCTGATGCTGCGCACGCATTGCCAGACCTCGGGCTGGTCGCTGACCGAGCAGGACCCTTACAACAACGTGGTGCGCACCACCATCGAGGCCATGGCGGCGGTGTTTGGCGGCACGCAGAGCTTGCACACCAACGCATTCGATGAAGCCATCGCGCTGCCCACCGAGTTCAGCGCCCGCATTGCGCGCAATACGCAGCTCATCCTCCAGGAGGAGACCCACATCGCCAAGGTGATCGACCCCTGGGCCGGCTCGTACATGATGGAAAAACTCACGCAGGATATGGCCGATGCGGCGTGGGCCATCATCGAAGAAGTCGAGGCCATGGGCGGCATGACCCGGGCGGTGGACAGCGGCTGGGCCAAGCTGAAGATCGAAGCCGCTGCCGCGCAAAAACAGGCCCGCATCGATAGCGGCCAGGACGTGATCGTGGGCGTGAACAAATACCAGCCCGGGACCGAGGATGTCATCGAGGTGCGCGACATCGACAACGTGGCGGTGCGCCACGGGCAAATTGCCCGTCTGCAAAAAATGAAAGCGGGGCGCGACACCGCCGGCGTGCACGCGGCACTGGACGCCATCACGCTTGCGGCGCAGAACGGCTCGGGGAACCTGCTGGAACTGAGCATTCAGGCGATGCGCTTGCGGGCCACCGTGGGGGAAGTGAGCGACGCGCTGGAAAAAGCCTTTGGCCGGCACCGCGCAGACAGCAACAAGGTCTCGGGCGTATACGCGGCGGCCTACGACAGCGCGCAGGCGGACACCATGGAATACTGGAATGCGCTGAAGGCCGACATTGCCGCCTTTGCCGACAAACAGGGGCGCCGCCCGCGCGTCATGGTCAGCAAACTGGGCCAGGATGGCCACGACCGTGGCGCCAAGGTCGTGGCCACGGCCTTTGCCGACCTGGGCTTTGACGTGGACATCGGCCCGCTGTTCCAGACGCCCGAGGAATGCGCACGCCAGGCGATCGAAAACGACGTGCACGCCGTGGGCGTGTCCACACTGGCCGCCGGCCACAAAACGCTGGTGCCGGCCATCATTGCCGCGCTCAAGGCGCAGGGGGCCGACGACATCATCGTGTTCGTCGGCGGGGTGATTCCGCGCCAGGACTACGATTTTCTGTACGCCGCCGGTGTGCATGGCATCTACGGCCCGGGCACGCCGATTCCGGTCAGCGCACGCGACGTACTGCGCCAGATCGAAAAGACGCTCGCGGCGACGGGCAAGTAAAAAGCACCTGCCCATGAAAACGCAAATCATCCTGGTGTCGCGTCACCGATCAGATGTCGTAGGCTGCGCGCAGCCATCGGAGCGCAGCGCAAGGCGCAGCGCGCAGCCCATACCGAGCGTATTGGCAAGCGATGCAACGCCGCGATGCGCTCCGATGGCCGGCGCAGACCGACAAATGATCGGTGACGCGACACTAGTGGACTTGGAGAATCACTCCGTGTTTGCCAATCAACTGGATGACTCTCAAATCGAAACAGTGGTCAATGGTTTGATAGGGCGAGCATATGTGTCCGTGTCTGAAGACCAGGAAAAGCTGCGCTACCCGGAGTCGCTGGATGCGTGATGCGATATTGCATGGCGACGCATCCGTCCAGCGCCGCGCCATCGCCAAAGCCATTACCCTGCTGGAATCCACGCGGGCGCAGCATCGCGCGCAGGGCGATGCGCTGCTGACGGCGCTGTTGCCATACACCGGCAAGTCTTTGCGCCTGGGGTTCAGCGGCGTGCCGGGGGTGGGCAAATCCACCTTGATCGAGGCGCTGGGGCTGTACCTGATCGACCAGGGCCGGCGCGTGGCGGTGCTCACCATCGACCCGTCGAGTTCCGTATCGGGTGGCTCCATCCTGGGCGACAAGACGCGCATGGAAAAGCTGTCCATGCACGAGCAGGCGTTTATCCGCCCCAGCCCGAGCAGCGGCACGCTGGGCGGCGTGGCCGAAAAGACCCGCGAGGCCATGCTGGTGTGCGAAGCGGCGGGCTACGACATCGTCATCGTCGAAACCGTGGGCGTGGGCCAAAGCGAGGTGGCGGTGGCGGGCATGACGGACATGCTGGTGCTGATGCAGTTGCCCAACGCCGGCGATGACCTGCAGGCCATCAAGAAAGGCGTGCTGGAACTGGCCGATCTGGTGCTCATCAACAAGGCCGACATCGATGCCGATGCCGCCACACGGGCCCAAGCGCAGATCAGTTCCGGCCTGCAGTTGACGGAAATACACGGACACGCCAGCGCGCACCCGCAGCCGCAGGCGGCGGCGGGCGCGCAACGCGCGGCGCACTGGCAGCCCCGGGTCATCACATCGAGCGCATTGCATGGCCAGGGCATTGACACCTTGTGGGCGGCTGTGCGCGAATTTCAAACGCTGCAAATGGCCAATGGCGCGTTCCACACGAGGCGCCAGAGCCAGGCGCTGGCGTGGATGTGGCAGCGCATCGACGCCGGGCTGAAGCAGTCTTTCAAAAACCACCCGGCCGTGCGCCAGCAACTGCCGCAACTCAGCGCCGCAGTGCAGTCCGGGCAGATCGCGGCCAGCACGGCTGCGCGCCATCTGCTTGCGGCGGCCGTCGGCGAGGTCCCAACGGATTGAGCCGAAAAGATCGAACCGCGGAGAAAGAAACCATGCACGACATCCTTGCGCAGCTCGAAATCAAGCGCGAACGCGCGCGCCAGGGCGGTGGCGAGAAACGCATCGCCACCCAGCACGCAAAAGGCAAGCTCACGGCGCGTGAGCGCCTGGAACTGTTGCTCGACGATGGCACGTTTGAAGAGTGGGACATGTTTGTCGAGCACCGCTGCGTGGACTTTGGCATGCAGGAGCAGAAAGTGCCCGGCGACGGCGTGGTCACCGGCTACGGCATGATCAATGGCCGCCTGGTGTTCGTGTTCAGCCAGGACTTCACCGTGTTTGGCGGCGCGCTGTCGGAGGCGCACGCCGAGAAGATTTGCAAGGTGATGGACCAGGCCATGAAGGTCGGCGCCCCCGTCATCGGCCTGAACGACTCGGGCGGTGCGCGCATACAGGAGGGCGTGGCGTCCCTGGGCGGCTATGCCGATGTGTTCCAGCGCAACGTGCTGGCCAGCGGCGTGATTCCGCAGATCAGCATGATCATGGGACCGAGCGCCGGTGGCGCGGTATACAGCCCGGCCATGACCGACTTCATCTTCATGGTCAAGGATTCCAGCTACATGTTCGTCACCGGCCCCGAAGTGGTCAAAACCGTGACGCATGAAGAAGTCAGCGCCGAAGAACTGGGCGGCGCCATCACCCACTCCACCAAGAGCGGCGTGGCCGATCTGGCCTTCGACAACGATGTGCAAGCGCTGCTGATGCTGCGCCGCCTGTACAACTACCTGCCGCTGAGCAACCGCGAGAAAGCGCCGGTGCGCCAAAGCGGCGACCCGATAGAGCGGCAGGAGCCAAGCCTGGACACCCTGGTGCCCGAGCACCCGAACAAGCCATACGACATGCAGGAGTTGATCGTCAAAACCGTCGACGATGGCGACTTCTTCGAGTTGCAGCCCGAGTACGCCAAGAACATCCTGATCGGCTTTGCCCGCATGGACGGCCAGACCGTCGGCATCGTGGCCAACCAGCCGCTGGTGCTGGCCGGCTGCCTGGACATCAAAAGCAGCATCAAGGCCGCGCGCTTCGTGCGCTTTTGCGATGCGTTCAACATTCCCGTCGTCACCTTTGTCGATGTGCCCGGCTTCATGCCCGGCACCGGCCAAGAATACGGCGGCATCATCAAGCATGGCGCCAAGCTGCTGTACGCCTATGCCGAGTGCACGGTGCCCAAGATCACCGTCATCACCCGCAAAGCCTATGGCGGGGCCTACGATGTGATGAGCTCCAAGCACCTGCGCGGCGACGTGAACCTGGCCTGGCCGAGCGCCGAAATTGCCGTCATGGGCGCCAAGGGGGCGGTGGAAATCATCTTTCGCGAAGACAAGAACGACCCGGTCAAGCTCGCCGCCCGCGAAGCCGGCTACAAGGAGCGCTTTGCCAACCCGTTCGTGGCCGGTGCCCGTGGCTTCATCGACGACGTGATCATGCCGCACGAGACGCGCAAACGCATCTGTCGCAGCCTGCTGATGCTGCGTGACAAAAAGCTGCAAAATCCTTGGCGCAAGCATGGCAACATCCCGCTGTAAGGCGCCCCCTGCAGGCCGCCATCGAAAGGCATGCCATGTTTGAATTCCTCGCCGAATGGATCGGCATCGGCCTGGTGTTTTGTGCGGATGTGTTTCTGCTGCGCAAAATCCGTGCGGCCAGGGGGCGGCCCGCGCATGCGGTGAGTGAAGACGCGCTGGACATGGCCGTGCTCACCTGGTGGGTGATGCCACTGGTGGCAGTGGCGGCGCTGGCCGTCTTTGCCGTTTCGTACTTCAGCTTCGATCTGCCCCTGTGGCTGAGCTTTGGCGGGCCGATACTGATCGGCGGCCTGTACTGCGCCTACAAATACCGGCAACTGTTCCGGCGCTGAATGGCGACGCCCCCGAAGTTTCCACGCTGCACCCACCATGTCATGTTCAACAAAATCCTGATTGCCAACCGCGGCGAAATCGCCTGCCGGATCATCGCCACCGCCCGCAAGATGGGAATCCGGAGTGTGGCGGTTTACTCCGATGCCGACAAACAGGCCCGCCACACCACACTGGCCGACGAGGCCGTGCACATCGGTCCGGCCCCGGCGCGCGCGTCCTACCTGCTGGCCGAGCGGATCATTGCCGCCTGCCGGCAGACCGGCGCGCAGGCCGTGCACCCCGGCTACGGCTTTCTTTCGGAGAACCCGGACTTTGCCCGGCGCTGCGAGGAGGAGGGCATCGTCTTCATCGGCCCGAAGGCGCACTCGATCGCGGCCATGGGCGACAAGATTGCGTCCAGGAAACTGGCGCAGGCCGCCGGGGTCCACACCATCCCCGGCCACAACGAGGCCATCGGCAGCCCCGAGCAGGCGCGGGAGATCGCCCGCAGCATCGGCTACCCGGTGATGATCAAGGCCAGCGCCGGCGGCGGCGGCAAGGGCCTGCGCGTGGCCGGCAACGACCAGGAGGTGGTCGAGGGCTTTGCCAGTTGCCGCAGCGAAGCGCGCAACAGCTTTGGCGACGAGCGCGTCTTCATCGAAAAATTCGTGCAGCAGCCGCGCCACATCGAGATCCAGGTGCTCGGCGACAGCCACGGCAACCTGATCTATCTGAACGAGCGCGAATGCTCGCTACAGCGGCGCCACCAGAAGGTGATCGAGGAGGCGCCATCGCCGTTCATCAGCGACGCCACGCGCCAGGCCATGGGCGCGCAGGCCGTGCAACTGGCCAAGGCCGTGCAATACCAGAGCGCGGGCACGGTGGAATTCGTGGTCGGCAAGGAGCAGGACTTTTACTTTCTGGAAATGAACACCCGCCTGCAGGTGGAGCACCCGGTGACCGAATGCATCACCGGCCTGGACTTGGTGGAACTGATGATCCGCGTGGCCGCTGGCGAGAAACTGCCGTTGACGCAGGCCGAGGTCAGGCGCGACGGTTGGGCCATCGAGTGCCGCATCAACGCCGAAGACCCCGGGCGCAACTTCCTGCCATCGACCGGACGCCTGGTGCGCTTTTTGCCGCCGGAGCCAAGCCTGTTCCAGTCCGATACCAGCCGCAGGCTGGGCCTGCGCGTCGACACCGGCGTGTACGAGGGCGGCGAGATACCGATGCACTACGACTCGATGATCGCCAAGCTCATCGTGCACGGCAGCGACCGCAGCGATGCCATCGCCAGGATGCGCGCTGCGCTCGATGGCTTCGTGATCCGGGGCATCCGCAGCAATATCCCGTTCCAGGCCGCAGTGCTGGCCCACCCGAAATTCGTGGCCGGGGACTTCAACACCGGCTTCATTGCCGAGCACTACGGCCAGGGCTTCGACGCCCAGGCGGTGCCGCACGAGGCCCCGCTGTTCCTGGTGGCGCTGGCCGCCTACATGAACCGCCGCTACCGCGCGCGCGCCTCGGGCATCAGCGGCCAACTCGCCGGCCACGAGGTGAAGGTCGGCGAAGCCTTCGTGGTGGTCGTCCTGGACGCGCAAGGACAGCACCGGCAGCACCCGGTGACGGTGACCGACTTTGAAGACAAGTCGGGCTCCAGCGCCGTAGCGGTGGCCGACAAAAGCTACCAGATCAGCAGCCAGGCCACGCTGGGCCAGATCCGCGTGCAAGGCCAGTGCAATGGCCTGGACTTTACCGCCCAGGTCGAGCGCGGCGTGGGCAAGAACCCGCTGGCGCTGCGCATTGCGCACAACGGCGCGCAGATCGACGCCCTGGTGCTGTCGCCGCTGGGCGCGCGCCTGCACCAACTGATGCCCTTCAAGGCCGCGCCCGACCTCTCCCGGTTCCTGCTGTCGCCCATGCCCGGCCTGTTGGTCGATGTGGCCGTGCAGCCCGGCCAGAAGGTGCAGGCCGGTGAAAAACTGGCCGTGATCGAGGCCATGAAGATGGAAAACATCCTCTTTGCCGCGCAGGACGCGGTGGTGGACAAAATCGTCGCCGGCAAGGGCGAATCGCTGGCGGTGGATCAGGTCATCTTGCAGTTTCAGTGAGGGATTCGGTAGCGCCCGGTCCGTGGCCGGCGGATGCCATCCCGGTGCCGGTGCCGGTGCAATGGGTCTGCGCCCGGGGCGGCGACCCGGATATCTTCTGCCCGGGTCTCGGGGTTTCTTCGGGTTTTCTTCGGGTCCCCCGGGATGGGCGCAGCGCCTGCCCGGCACGGGCTCGGCGCAATCCGCGTGCACCATTCTTTTGGCTTGTGCCCAGGCTGCACGCGCATAATGCAAACGCCCCGGAGACAAGCGGAGACAAGCCCCATGCAACGACGCCCCTACGAATCCCTGCGTAGCGCCCGCTGGTTCGCGCCCGACGACCTGCGCTCCTTTGGTCACCGCTCGCGCATGCTGCAAATGGGCTACGGCCATGCCGACTGGATGGGCAAGCCGGTGATCGCCATCGTCAACACCTGGAGCGACGCCAACCAGTGCCATGCGCACTTCAAGCACCGGGTGGAGGATGTCAAGCGCGGCATCCTGCAAGCCGGCGGCTTCCCGCTCGAACTGCCGGCGATCTCGCTGTCGGAAAGCCTGGTCAAGCCCACCACCATGCTCTATCGCAACTTCCTGGCGATGGAAACCGAAGAACTGCTGCGCAGCCACCCGGTCGACGGCGCAGTGCTGATGGGCGGCTGCGACAAGACCACGCCGGGCCTGACGATGGGCGCGCTCAGCATGGACCTGCCCTTCATCTACCTGCCGGCCGGCCCGATGCTGCGCGGCAATTGGAGAGGGCAGGTGCTGGGTTCGGGCTCCGACGCCTTCAAATACTGGGACGAGCGCCGTGCCGGGCGGCTGGACGAGCAAGCCTGGACCGAGATGGAGGCCGGCATTGCGCGCAGCCACGGCACCTGCATGACCATGGGCACGGCCGCCACGATGATGGGCATCGCCGAAGCGCTGGGCCTGAGCTTGCCGGGCGCTTCCAGCATTCCGGCCGCCGACGCCAACCACATCCGCATGAGCGCCGACTGCGGCCGGCGCATCGTCGAGATGGTGTGGGAAGACCTGCGGCCCACGCAACTGCTCACGCGCGCCAACTTCGACAACGGCATCGCCTGCGCGATGGCCATGGGCTGCAGCACCAATGCCGTGGTGCACCTGATCGCACTGTCGCGCCGCGCCGGCCACGCGCTGAGCCTGGACGACTTCGACGCCTTCAGCCGCCGCGTGCCCGTGATCGCCAACATCCGGCCCAGTGGCCAGCGCTACCTGATGGAGGACTTCTTCTACGCCGGCGGACTGCCGGCGCTGCTCGAGCGCATCCGCTGCCATCTGCGCACCGACGCGCGCACCGTCAACGGCCGCACGCTCGGCCAGAACATCGCCGGCGCCCAGGTCTACGACGACGATGTCATCCGGCCGCTGGACAAACCGATTTATGCCGAAGGAGCGCTGGCCGTGCTGCGCGGCAACCTGGCCCCCGACGGCGTGGTGATCAAGCCCAGCGCCTGCGCGCCACGACTGCTGCAGCACAGTGGCCGGGCATTGGTGTTCGACGACTACCCGGCGCTCAAGAAAGCGTCGGAAGACCCCGATCTCGACGTGACCGGCGACGACATCCTGGTGCTGCGCAACGCCGGACCGCGCGGCGCCGGCATGCCCGAGTGGGGCATGCTGCCGATCCCGACCAAGCTGCTCAAGCAAGGCGTCACGGACATGCTGCGCCTGTCCGACGCGCGCATGAGCGGCACCAGCTACGGCGGCTGCCTGCTGCACTGCGCGCCCGAGGCGGCCATCGGCGGGCCGCTGGCGCTGGTCGAGACCGGTGACCGCATCAGCGTCGACGTGCCCGCGCGGCGCATCCATCTGGACATCGGCGACGCGGAACTGGCCCGCCGCAAGGCACTATGGACGCCGCCGCCGGCGCGCTACGAACGCGGCTATGGCTGGCTGTTCGATCGCCATATCCGGCAGGCCAACGAAGGCTGCGACTTCGACTTCCTGGAAACCAGCTTCGGCAAGCCGGTGCCCGAGCCCGACATCTTCTGAAATCTTCTGAAGGAGACGCGCAGTGCATCCCGCCACCCGCGAGCAGTTGCTGAAGGTCAGCACCGCCACCCTGTGCACAGCCCTGTTCAAGCGCGGTCTGCGCAACCAGTTCATCCAGGACCTGCGGCCGCTGAACCCCGGTCTGCCGAACATGGTGGGCCCGGCCTTCACGCTGCGCTACATGCCGGCGCGCGAGGACCTGAACCCGATCAGCGTCTTTCTCGAACGCAACCACCCGCAGCGCCAGGCGATCGAGCAATGCCCCGCCGGCGCGGTGCTGGTGATCGACAGCCGCAAGGACGCGCGCGCCGCCTCGGCCGGCGCCATCCTGGTCACGCGGCTGATGCAGCGCGGCGCCGCCGGGGTGGTGACCGACGGCGGTTTGCGCGACAGCCCCGACATCGCCCGGCTGGCCTTCCCGGCCTACCACCAGCGCCCGAGCGCGCCAACCAATCTGACGCTGCACCAGGCCATAGACATCAACCGGCCCATAGGCTGCGGCGATGCGCCGGTGTTTCCCGGCGACGTGATCGTCGGCGACGCGGAAGGCGTGGTCGTCCTTCCGGCCCATTGGGCCGACGAACTCGCCGCCGAAGCCACCGAGATGACGGTCTTCGAAGACTTCGTGCAAGAAATGGTGCTCCAGGGCCGTTCCATCCTCGGCCTGTACCCGCCCACCGACGAAAAAAGCCGCGCCGACTTTGCCGCCTGGCGCCAGGCCAGGGGCCGCTGAGGCCCCGCGAGAGCCTGCCCAGGCCCGTTCCGGCCCGATCCATCTCGATCCATTTCGAGGAGACGACACCATCATGCGCTGCATCCCGCTGTTGATAGCCCTGCTCAGCCCGATAGCCGCCGGGGCCCAGGCCATCGAATGGCCGGGCGCCAAGAGCATCGTCTACATCGTGCCTTTTACCGCCGGCGGCACGACCGACACCATAGGCCGCACATTGGCGCACAAGCTCGGCGAGAGCCTGCGCCAGACGGTAGTGATCGAAAACAGGCCCGGCCAGGCCGGCGGCATCGGCGCCGCCTACGTCGCCCGGGCCGCAGCCGACGGCTACACGCTGTTCGGCGGCACCATCAGCACGCACGCCATCAACGCCAGCCTGTACAAGAAGCTGCCCTACGACCCGATGAAAGACTTCGAGCCCGTCGCGCTGGTCGGGCGCCTGCCCAACGTGCTCCTCGTCAACAGCCAGCTTGGCCTGAACTCGGTGGCCGACCTGGTCGCGCTGCTGAAAAAGGACGAGAGCAAGCGCAGTTTCGCCTCCTCCGGTGCCGGCGCGTCCTCCCACCTGGCGGGCGAAATGTTCGCCAACTTCGTCGGCGTCAAACTCACGCACATCCCGTACAAAGGCAGCCCCCCGGCCCTGAACGACGTGGCCGCAGGGCGGGTGCCGATGATGTTCGACCAGGTGACCGCCGCGCTGCCACTGGTCAGAAGCGGCAAACTCAAACTGCTCGCCGTGACCACAGGCCAGCGCATCGCGTTGCTGCCCGAGTTGCCGACCATGATCGAATCGGGCGTCACCGGCTTCGAGATGTCATCGTGGCAGGCGGTATACGCGCCCAAGGGCACGCCCGAAGCCATCGTGCAGCGCCTGAACGCCGAGATCGTGAAGGCGCTGCAACAGCCCGATGTGCAGGCCAAGTTCTCGAACCAGTTGGCCATGGAGATCGTTGGCAGCACCCCGCAGGAACTGCGCGAGTACATGGCCAAGGAAATTCCGCGCTGGGCTGAACTGGTCCAAAAATCAGGCGCGATGGCCGATTGAGGAAAGACCGAGGAGACCCATCCATGCGCTGCATCCCGTTATTGCTGGCCCTGCTCAGCCCGGTCGCCACCTGGGCCCAAGCCGTCGAATGGCCGGGCGCCAAGAGCATCGTCTACATCGTGCCTTTCACCCCCGGCGGCACGGTCGACACCATAGGCCGCACATTGGCGCAAAAGCTCGGCGAGAGTCTGCACCAGACCGTGGTGGTCGAGAACAAGCCCGGCCAGGCCGGCGGCATCGGCGCCGCCTATGTCGCCCGGGCCGCAGCCGACGGCTATACGCTGCTCGGCGGCACCATCAGCACGCACGCCATCAACGCCAGCATCTACAAGAAGCTGCCCTACGAT from the Verminephrobacter eiseniae EF01-2 genome contains:
- a CDS encoding DUF2796 domain-containing protein, producing the protein MDRPPRHFRRAHCAALALSIWAAAASADEHAHTHGRLELDVAIDARSITLEIESPLDSFLGFEHAPRTDAQKKRVADMVARLNAADRLFRPDPAAECKLSRVALSSQALGLGDAEEESEHGPEPATRKKPAAGQQDEHADIDMTVVFSCAKASAARYIDIQLFNAFEGIRTIDAQVAAPQGQFKRRLSAPSPRLGWGR
- a CDS encoding acyl-CoA carboxylase subunit beta, with translation MHDILAQLEIKRERARQGGGEKRIATQHAKGKLTARERLELLLDDGTFEEWDMFVEHRCVDFGMQEQKVPGDGVVTGYGMINGRLVFVFSQDFTVFGGALSEAHAEKICKVMDQAMKVGAPVIGLNDSGGARIQEGVASLGGYADVFQRNVLASGVIPQISMIMGPSAGGAVYSPAMTDFIFMVKDSSYMFVTGPEVVKTVTHEEVSAEELGGAITHSTKSGVADLAFDNDVQALLMLRRLYNYLPLSNREKAPVRQSGDPIERQEPSLDTLVPEHPNKPYDMQELIVKTVDDGDFFELQPEYAKNILIGFARMDGQTVGIVANQPLVLAGCLDIKSSIKAARFVRFCDAFNIPVVTFVDVPGFMPGTGQEYGGIIKHGAKLLYAYAECTVPKITVITRKAYGGAYDVMSSKHLRGDVNLAWPSAEIAVMGAKGAVEIIFREDKNDPVKLAAREAGYKERFANPFVAGARGFIDDVIMPHETRKRICRSLLMLRDKKLQNPWRKHGNIPL
- the meaB gene encoding methylmalonyl Co-A mutase-associated GTPase MeaB, producing the protein MRDAILHGDASVQRRAIAKAITLLESTRAQHRAQGDALLTALLPYTGKSLRLGFSGVPGVGKSTLIEALGLYLIDQGRRVAVLTIDPSSSVSGGSILGDKTRMEKLSMHEQAFIRPSPSSGTLGGVAEKTREAMLVCEAAGYDIVIVETVGVGQSEVAVAGMTDMLVLMQLPNAGDDLQAIKKGVLELADLVLINKADIDADAATRAQAQISSGLQLTEIHGHASAHPQPQAAAGAQRAAHWQPRVITSSALHGQGIDTLWAAVREFQTLQMANGAFHTRRQSQALAWMWQRIDAGLKQSFKNHPAVRQQLPQLSAAVQSGQIAASTAARHLLAAAVGEVPTD
- a CDS encoding GntR family transcriptional regulator, translated to MPALKPRALYEEVAEQLRQRIFRRALQPGHWIDELKIAEEFGISRTPLREALKVLATEGLVTMKLRRGAYVTEVSERDLRDVYHLLGLLESDAAAVVASTATAAQLQALQDLHADLEAAADERERFFALNERFHMRLLELANNRWRSQMVADLRKVMKLNRHHSLFKQGRIDDSLHEHRAILAALLARDARATEQAMRAHFAQGLEAASPD
- the scpA gene encoding methylmalonyl-CoA mutase is translated as MSDKPHSTAPEFAAASLEAWAKAAAKSAPGGAVGALNWVTPDGITVKPLYTAADTAGLRYADTLPGFEPYLRGPQATMYAVRPWTIRQYAGFSTAEESNAFYRKALAAGGQGVSVAFDLATHRGYDSDHPRVTGDVGKAGVAIDSVEDMKILFDQIPLDQVSVSMTMNGAVLPVLAGYVVAAEEQGVRQEQLSGTIQNDILKEFMVRNTYIYPPKPSMRIIGDIIGYTASHMPRFNSISISGYHMQEAGANQALELAFTLADGKEYVKTALARGMDVDEFAGRLSFFWAVGMNFYLEVAKMRAARLLWCRIMKQTGARNPKSLMLRTHCQTSGWSLTEQDPYNNVVRTTIEAMAAVFGGTQSLHTNAFDEAIALPTEFSARIARNTQLILQEETHIAKVIDPWAGSYMMEKLTQDMADAAWAIIEEVEAMGGMTRAVDSGWAKLKIEAAAAQKQARIDSGQDVIVGVNKYQPGTEDVIEVRDIDNVAVRHGQIARLQKMKAGRDTAGVHAALDAITLAAQNGSGNLLELSIQAMRLRATVGEVSDALEKAFGRHRADSNKVSGVYAAAYDSAQADTMEYWNALKADIAAFADKQGRRPRVMVSKLGQDGHDRGAKVVATAFADLGFDVDIGPLFQTPEECARQAIENDVHAVGVSTLAAGHKTLVPAIIAALKAQGADDIIVFVGGVIPRQDYDFLYAAGVHGIYGPGTPIPVSARDVLRQIEKTLAATGK